The stretch of DNA GTAAGTACTAGCTCCATTGTGAAATACTTAAATTTACCTACTTGCAGAATGTCTGGTCCACGTAGTATGATAGGAGACTTTTGTTCATGCTTTTCATTGACTGCCGTTATAAAATTTTTCCTTAACTTGTTCATTTTTCTTTTCCAGCTGGATGGTTCTTCTGAAAACTATGATGAAACCAGAGACTCAAAGGAGGACAATGTGGTACGTAATTAGTACTAGTTACATGAATGACTAGAAAATAAGTAGGAGCATGCACTCCATTGTTTTTTATGCTTTCAAAAGTTGGTTATTGAACTAGCGAATACTTTCCCAATTCCAGTTGGTTGTTGAACTGGCGAATACTTTCCCAATTCCCTGAAAATTGAGTGTGACAACATTTCTGAAATTCAGAATGATATTTTATATCCATTGCCTAAATGCAGATATACCTGGTAACACAAGAGGGGAACCAGTGTGTTTATATTATCTGTATAGTTTAGATGGTAGCGTGAATAACTGTGAGGGACCAAACATGCCTTGGCATCAAGAACATTTGCAATGCTAGGtcccatccttctcttcttctgtgAGATAAAAAACTAATAAACACCAATAAAAGAAATCATGCAGTTGTCATGACTAATAAACACCAATAAAAGAAATCATGGTTCTTCTGTTTATCCCTGATCGCTGAGTGTGCAGAATCATGCACCAAGAATTACGGTAGAACTTTATATGTGCTGGATGATGGTCTAATTTGCTGCAGCCGCACCACAGTTTCTTAGTGGAAAGTTCACCCTGATCTTTTCCTTTCTGATGGCTACAGGAAAACACTGACACAGCTGATTTTGTCATTGTTGACAAAGCTACTAAGGAGGCGAGCTCAACCGATGAACAATTCAATGCAGAAAACTGAAATGGAGCTGCTTATATTGTTTGCGTCTCTGCTGTAGAAATTCTAAGAACAGCGATAAGTTAGTTCCTGTATAAGAAAATGAGTCCATGCTTTGCGATGGCTCAGTCGGGTTGGTTATGGAATGCTTTTGGGGCCTGTGAGGCCTAAGGATCCAAATGTCCTCTGGAGTTGTGGTGACAGTTGTTTAAACAATTGAAAGTTATGGTATGGTATCATGTGCCACTTGCTCACTTGAATGCATTTCTGCTGGTTTGTCGATTGCAATACCCAAGCCTCCAAGGCCATGATTTTAGACCTAGCTTGGAATGGTGGTGGGTTATGTGGATTTTGTATGAGGAATGGTGCAATAAGGTATTTTGGTGGGTTTGTAATTGATCACAAGATGCCAGTCAACAGGAGACGCATATAGGATTCCAGGTTTGTCTGATTGCCTCTACTGCATActagtagtattattttttctagaaaaataTAAGGATTTCATATGTTCAATTTTTCGCTATCCATTTAAGAGATGGCAGTCAGGAGCTGGCTTGCCCATTAGTTACGCAACTGGAGCTATCCTGACTGCTTTAGCGTCATGAGGAGAGCGAGAAACCAGAAATTCAGTTGAAGCTGATAGTTCAGTTTGTGCTACAGAAACTGGAGGGAAAGAGGAGGTTAACTCTTCCATAGAGAAGCTGCACCACAAGTCTCGAGGAATCTGCTTATCTCATCTCTCGGCAGATGAGGAAGGTAGTGAAGATTTGAGCACCTGTCAAAAGTAGCACATTTATAACTATAGCAgctagtgtccaatcatggactaattaagctcaaaaaatttgtctcgcagaATAGATACGAACTGTGCAAttacttatttttttatttatatttaatgttccatacatatgtccaaacattcgatgggaTGGGTGAAAACATTCTGAAAGCTCACCTAGAATTGGTTTTGAGCTCTCCAACAATTCCCACGGGCCCCCAGAAAGCAGTAGTAGTACAGTAGCAAGGTGGAGAAAGAACAACAGCTATCGATGAAGGCTGCACCAGGCTCGAGTGAGAAAAACAAGCGAGCACGAAAGCAAGATCGGTAGTAATTTGTAAAATCTGTCAGCTGCAATTTGTTCTACAGTGTGCTTGTGCTTCTAACTTGTTTACTGAAGTGGGGACAATTAAGAGTGGTAAAAAGTCTTGTATCTTGAGTTTTCATTTGCAGACATGCTCTACCCTGCATTTCCCTAAGCAAAAGTTCACCGCATATTGCTCTTTGTTACCGAACCATTGTTGGGACAGCACAAGAGAGATTTTGATGGTCTTCTCTGCACTTAATCAGCCGCTGTTTCTCCTGCTCTTATCAACCAACTGACTTGTGATGTGAGACTTTGTTTCCTGATGTGACATCTTCAGAGTTGCCATGCAAGTTGCTGCTTGCCCTCAAGTTCTAATGTTGACGTCCATGAGGAGGTTTGTCAATTAGGAGACAAAGCTGGGATGCCGATGGAGGACCTTTTTGTCAAAGTCTCAGCAGATCCTGGCTATGATTGTCGAAGCACGTGTAAAGAAGATTTTTGGAGAATTTGCATTGTTCCAAGTTTTAACATCCATTATTCAAGAGTGACAAGGTCAGAGTAACCGAGTGGGTGAAGCAAACCATAGCTACGAGTCTACGAGAGACTTATAAACTGAAATTCAGAGACATCAGAAAATGACACTGATCAATGAAGGATGTCCATTAACCATTGCAGATTACATGATAAAACTGCGCATTTGACCATGTATTCTGGGGAGGGAAAGGAGAAACTTGTGCTGCATTTTCATTGCCAAAGGCAGCCTGCCTGATGGGGGCACTGACGACTAATGTTACAATATGATTTACAGAGGCTCCACGGTATCCCTAAGATTTACATGCTACAAACAGGATGTATGTTTCTGAGCACGAGAGCCAGAGACCTTATCTGTCTCAATATGCTCATGTGAGTTACAGCCTTACAGGAGCTACTTCGTCAAGTGCAATTCAATGAATCAGCACGTTCTCTTGTTTTTGTTGCTGTCAGATGGTCGAGCCCATCAGTCCAACAGCAACTCGCGGAGAAGGTTGCCCACCAAGCGACACCGAAGCTAGAGATGCCCAGATCCTACCATTCTTAGCTCCAACCATGAGCCTCAGCTTGCTCCACACCTTCCTCACATCCACAGCATGGGTCAATTTGGCGAGGATTCCAAGGTTGCTTTGCTCGTAGTATTCGGTCCAGAAGTCTTGGATGAGAGCAAAGAACTttgggaagaagaaaaagaatatCCTCAGGCAAATAAACAGGATACTGAATGCTAGGTAGGGTTCTCGCTTCACTGTTTCACTAATAGAGCTGTTCCAAATCTTAGCATAGTCTGTACTTCGCGCTGCGCTCCACTTCCGAGTACCAATATATGCGACTGGTTCTTGACCTGCATCATACCAACGCTCATTTAATAAGTACAAGAAAGTAACTACATTggtttttttcttttccacCAATAATATTCTAAATTTCAATTTGTGAGTAACCGAAAACAGTTGAGCATGTATAGCAAAGATAATGATATATAATGATAGTTGCAACACTACTTAGCACAGAAAACCTCCCTTCTTTTGAATTTACTAGAATCAGTGAGCTCGCATGCTATCTGTACAAGGCAGTTCTGAAATGTGAAAAGTTTTGTACAAGTCAAAAGGGGCAGCTTTGGGTAACTGGGTCTAATAACCCTAGACCATAGTATAGACATACAGTAGAACAATACAGTGTGGTAAAACTAGTGTTCGATACTACAACACCACATATCGTTTTAAGCTTATCTCATCATAAACATCACAAGATTGTAACAACATAAGAGTAACATACGTACCCGTAGCAGTAGTGTAAAGGTTGACCAGGGAGTCGAGATCTTTTGAACCAAGAGGCCAGAATACGTATGAGCTGCGAGCTATTATTATGGAAGGTAGTGCACGGACATGATATCTCGACAAAATGCTGCAAATTATAGAAGGAAAGAGATTTCAGTTACAGGCATTAGCTATTTTAATGCCCATGAAAGGTAATGACTGCGTTACAGCAAATTCGCGTCTTACGCTTTCACGATGTTGGACTCTTCAACAGCCACGTGCTTAACCCGTGGAAACATTGAGCTCAGATCATCAAAGACTGGTCTGATTCTTTGCGAGAAAGGgcaccatgatgcatagaaaaGGACAGCTGTgtgctcttccttgctatccAACATCCTAAGAAGTTCCTCCCCATTAACAACCTGCCAAAACTATCAAAGTGAGCTTCATACCATATTTATTAGACACCAAACCTCCAAACTGACCCACGAAAAGCTAGGCTACGCTACACGATAAAACTCCAGGCCAATCCAGTAAAGTCAACCGATGGTATTGctttctcctttgcaaataatCATACATACTTGATACTCCCTTACCACATTTAAGCCTCTTGCCAGAATTAAAGAACACAACAACATTTAGCGGTCTGGATTTAACCTTTAGCTGATACATCTCTCCTGGTCCCTGATCCTACATAGTAGCAGTACTTAACTCTAAATTAGTCCTGAGCATTCCCATTAGTGCTGGTGCTACAATGATATTCACTACTGAATGAACTTTTGAGTCATTCCAACTAGGACCATGTGCATCAAACGCTTAAACAACTTAGAAATATACAAATAACATAAGGGAAACAGTTCACTCGTTGGAAAGTTGACACCTTAACCTATATAAAAGTTGCAAATCACAAGCGACGAATTCTTGAAAGGCAGTAATTTGACAAACCAGGAGTTCAGGGGCCTATAATCACAAATACAGATTTCACAAACCCTAATAATACACTATAGAAAGTAAAACGAAGGACTAAGAACAAAGGCCACGCTTCTAACTGTTCTAGATACAAGATACTCTTGCGTTGACTAGCTGAATTATATTTATCCTCGAAAAACACACAAGAACATGTAAATTCCGTCAACAACAAGGGAAGGGGATTAAGAAAGCGATCC from Sorghum bicolor cultivar BTx623 chromosome 8, Sorghum_bicolor_NCBIv3, whole genome shotgun sequence encodes:
- the LOC8066310 gene encoding 5'-adenylylsulfate reductase-like 6 — translated: MTRRVLPLLLLLALLPSLAPPGASARPGAGQDLGHQCPVLEHGLPPFAAALRASCPVSTEGYSPPEEVVNGEELLRMLDSKEEHTAVLFYASWCPFSQRIRPVFDDLSSMFPRVKHVAVEESNIVKAILSRYHVRALPSIIIARSSYVFWPLGSKDLDSLVNLYTTATGQEPVAYIGTRKWSAARSTDYAKIWNSSISETVKREPYLAFSILFICLRIFFFFFPKFFALIQDFWTEYYEQSNLGILAKLTHAVDVRKVWSKLRLMVGAKNGRIWASLASVSLGGQPSPRVAVGLMGSTI